Proteins from a single region of Erythrobacter sp.:
- a CDS encoding xanthine dehydrogenase family protein molybdopterin-binding subunit — protein MLIRDLGIIPARKAPDGAGEASPLVNLSRRGFMGGTGLFVLGVTLAGCSSYVEPDIDADAFNLKDPGPSPLTGVKGGDATPALWIAIERDGTVKITCHRSEMGQQTWTAMAQIVADELEAEWDKVQIVQAEGHERYGDQNTDGSRSVRFNFHRLRVAGAAMRQMLVAAAALYWKLPVEQCSAEAGLVSNTQNSDTLSYGNLAELAGKLAIPAEPQIKLKTPKEWRYISAEIPSLTVPRIVTGDSTYGIDVKRPGMVHAVVARPPQLFGKLGSVNDAKALAVPGVLRTVRLPDAKPPALFQPLGGVAVVARDTWAAIEGRRALEITWQGGPNAGYDSESFAKQMQATAKRPGKVRRARGDVAAALAAADKRISAEYYAPHLGQTPMEPPSATAEWDGDKLECWACVQDPQSTRDTLAEALGIDKTKIKVTPTWLGGAFGRKSKPDFVIEAALIAREVGKPVKVTWTREDDIRHGYYHTASAQYCEAGLDKTGKCTAWLHRTVFPPISSTFDNTVSEPSDGEMGMGASDVPFVTPNLRVESGNAKGQVRIGWLRSVANIYHAFAVQSFAAECAHAAGRDQKDYLLELIGPPRTIDPEAEGATYGNYGAELAEYPIDTGRLRQVVEKAAAMAKWGRKLPKGHGLGIAVHRSFLSYIATVVEVAVKADGSITIPGVWLAVDAGTVVNPRHVRAQMEGGTIYGLSNALYGQITAKNGAVVQDNFPSWRLLRMNEAPREFAVEIITSAALPGGVGEPATPPAAPALANAIFAATGHRLRSLPLIGPEGSKLKLPTQPPVQKKG, from the coding sequence ATGCTTATCCGCGATCTTGGCATCATTCCTGCCCGCAAGGCACCTGACGGGGCAGGCGAGGCGAGCCCGCTCGTCAATCTCAGCCGCCGCGGCTTCATGGGCGGGACGGGGCTGTTCGTCCTCGGCGTGACGCTGGCGGGGTGCTCCAGCTATGTCGAGCCCGACATCGACGCCGATGCCTTCAACCTCAAGGACCCCGGCCCCAGCCCGCTGACCGGCGTGAAGGGCGGGGATGCGACCCCGGCCCTGTGGATCGCGATCGAGCGCGACGGGACAGTCAAGATCACCTGCCACCGTTCGGAAATGGGCCAGCAGACCTGGACCGCGATGGCGCAGATCGTCGCCGACGAGCTCGAGGCCGAGTGGGACAAGGTGCAGATCGTGCAGGCCGAAGGGCACGAGCGCTATGGCGACCAGAACACCGACGGCTCGCGCTCGGTGCGGTTCAATTTCCACCGCCTGCGCGTGGCAGGCGCGGCGATGCGGCAGATGCTGGTGGCAGCGGCCGCGCTCTACTGGAAGCTGCCGGTCGAGCAATGTTCGGCGGAAGCCGGGCTGGTCAGCAACACGCAGAACAGCGACACCCTGTCCTACGGCAATCTCGCCGAACTGGCGGGCAAGCTGGCAATTCCTGCCGAGCCGCAGATCAAGCTGAAGACCCCCAAGGAATGGCGCTATATCAGCGCGGAAATCCCCTCGCTGACCGTGCCGCGCATCGTCACGGGCGACAGCACCTACGGGATCGATGTGAAGCGTCCCGGCATGGTCCATGCCGTGGTCGCCCGCCCGCCGCAGCTGTTCGGCAAATTGGGCAGCGTCAATGATGCCAAGGCGCTGGCGGTGCCGGGCGTGCTGCGGACCGTGCGTCTGCCTGATGCCAAGCCCCCTGCGCTGTTCCAGCCGCTGGGCGGGGTTGCCGTGGTGGCGCGCGACACATGGGCGGCCATTGAAGGCCGCCGTGCGCTGGAGATCACATGGCAGGGTGGCCCCAATGCGGGTTACGATTCGGAAAGCTTCGCCAAGCAGATGCAGGCCACCGCCAAACGCCCCGGCAAGGTGCGCCGCGCGCGCGGGGATGTGGCTGCGGCGCTCGCAGCGGCGGACAAGCGGATTTCGGCTGAATATTACGCCCCGCACCTCGGCCAGACCCCGATGGAGCCGCCGAGCGCGACCGCCGAATGGGATGGCGACAAGCTCGAATGCTGGGCCTGCGTGCAGGATCCGCAGAGCACCCGCGATACCCTCGCCGAGGCACTGGGGATCGACAAGACCAAGATCAAGGTCACGCCGACATGGCTTGGCGGTGCCTTCGGGCGCAAGTCCAAGCCCGATTTCGTGATCGAGGCCGCGTTGATCGCGCGCGAGGTGGGCAAGCCGGTCAAGGTCACCTGGACCCGCGAGGACGATATCCGCCACGGCTATTACCACACGGCGAGCGCGCAATATTGCGAGGCGGGGCTCGACAAGACCGGCAAGTGCACCGCGTGGCTGCACCGCACGGTCTTCCCGCCGATCAGTTCCACCTTCGACAATACCGTCAGCGAGCCAAGCGATGGCGAAATGGGCATGGGGGCAAGCGATGTGCCCTTCGTCACCCCCAATCTCAGGGTCGAATCCGGCAATGCCAAGGGGCAGGTCCGCATCGGCTGGCTGCGCTCGGTCGCCAATATCTACCACGCCTTCGCGGTGCAGAGCTTCGCTGCCGAATGCGCCCATGCCGCGGGGCGCGACCAGAAGGACTATCTGCTCGAACTGATCGGGCCGCCGCGCACCATCGATCCCGAGGCCGAAGGCGCGACCTATGGCAATTACGGGGCGGAACTCGCCGAATATCCGATCGACACCGGCCGCCTGAGGCAGGTGGTCGAGAAAGCTGCCGCGATGGCCAAGTGGGGGCGCAAGCTGCCCAAGGGCCACGGCCTCGGCATTGCGGTCCACCGTTCGTTCCTGAGCTATATCGCAACCGTCGTTGAAGTCGCGGTGAAGGCCGATGGCTCGATCACCATTCCCGGTGTCTGGCTGGCGGTGGATGCGGGCACCGTCGTCAACCCGCGCCACGTGCGCGCGCAGATGGAGGGCGGGACGATCTACGGCCTCTCGAACGCGCTCTACGGGCAGATCACGGCGAAGAACGGCGCGGTGGTGCAGGACAATTTCCCGAGCTGGCGGCTGCTGCGCATGAACGAGGCACCGCGCGAATTCGCGGTCGAGATCATCACATCCGCCGCGCTCCCCGGCGGGGTGGGTGAACCGGCGACCCCGCCTGCCGCCCCGGCGCTCGCCAATGCGATCTTCGCCGCCACCGGACACCGCCTACGCAGCCTGCCCCTGATCGGGCCGGAGGGCAGCAAGCTCAAGCTGCCCACGCAGCCGCCCGTGCAGAAGAAGGGATAG
- a CDS encoding M24 family metallopeptidase, with protein sequence MDWRGQIIAGAAALVAAASPLAAKPAAAPLALSETEVASPAIPAILTPRERAAVENRILAERLDTIIPAIMRAEGVDLWLLVAREYFEEPVVATMLDAENMHARRRTILIFFDPGNGKPIERLTVSRYGLGGLFAPAWNPADQPDQWAAVAQIIAARDPKRIAINSSDLYQFADGMTLSQYERFMAALPAPLQSRVVTGEGLAIRWLETRTPAEMALYPSVVRIAHAVIGEAFSRKVITPGVTTAEQVQWWYRDRLMQLGLDPWFHPSVAIQRQGRSGMIEGEEVIQPGDLLWTDFGITYLRLNTDTQHLAYVLKPGETEAPAGLRAGLANSNRVQDFLTRAFKVGRSGNEALAIARADAIAAGLDPSIYSHPIGYHGHGAGPAIGFWDNQNADPRGGGPIRANTAWSIELTSYATVPEWGGQKVDFRTEEDAFFDGKTVRYIDGRQTEITLIPSD encoded by the coding sequence ATGGATTGGCGAGGACAGATCATCGCAGGCGCAGCGGCCCTGGTCGCCGCGGCAAGCCCGCTCGCGGCCAAACCTGCCGCAGCCCCCCTTGCGCTGAGCGAGACCGAGGTCGCCTCCCCGGCTATCCCTGCGATCCTCACCCCGCGCGAGCGCGCCGCGGTCGAAAACCGCATCCTGGCCGAGCGGCTCGATACCATCATCCCGGCCATCATGCGCGCCGAGGGCGTGGACCTGTGGCTGCTGGTCGCGCGCGAATATTTCGAGGAGCCGGTGGTCGCCACCATGCTCGATGCCGAGAACATGCATGCGCGGCGGCGGACGATCCTGATCTTCTTCGATCCGGGCAATGGCAAGCCCATCGAGCGGCTCACGGTCAGCCGCTACGGCCTTGGCGGCCTGTTCGCGCCCGCGTGGAACCCCGCCGATCAGCCCGACCAATGGGCCGCGGTCGCGCAGATCATTGCCGCGCGCGATCCGAAACGCATCGCGATCAATTCCTCCGACCTCTATCAATTCGCCGACGGCATGACGCTGAGCCAGTACGAGCGCTTCATGGCCGCCCTGCCCGCCCCGCTGCAATCGCGCGTGGTAACGGGCGAGGGGTTGGCGATCCGCTGGCTCGAAACCCGCACCCCGGCCGAAATGGCGCTTTATCCCAGCGTGGTGCGCATCGCCCATGCGGTGATCGGCGAGGCGTTTTCGCGGAAGGTCATCACGCCCGGCGTCACCACGGCAGAACAGGTGCAGTGGTGGTATCGCGACCGACTGATGCAGCTGGGCCTCGATCCGTGGTTCCACCCTTCCGTGGCGATCCAGCGGCAGGGGCGTAGCGGCATGATCGAGGGCGAGGAAGTGATCCAGCCGGGCGATCTGCTGTGGACCGATTTCGGCATCACCTATCTGCGGCTCAACACCGATACCCAGCACCTTGCCTATGTGCTGAAGCCGGGCGAGACCGAAGCGCCAGCAGGCCTCAGGGCTGGCCTGGCAAACTCGAACCGCGTGCAGGATTTCCTCACCCGCGCCTTCAAGGTCGGGCGGTCAGGGAACGAAGCTCTGGCCATCGCCCGCGCCGATGCGATTGCGGCGGGGCTCGATCCGTCGATCTATTCGCACCCGATCGGCTATCACGGCCACGGCGCGGGGCCTGCAATCGGTTTCTGGGACAATCAGAACGCCGATCCGCGCGGTGGCGGCCCGATCCGGGCGAACACCGCCTGGTCAATCGAGCTCACCTCCTATGCCACGGTGCCCGAATGGGGCGGCCAGAAGGTCGACTTCCGCACCGAGGAGGACGCCTTCTTCGACGGCAAGACCGTGCGCTATATCGACGGGCGGCAGACCGAGATCACGCTGATCCCTTCGGATTAG
- a CDS encoding CoA-acylating methylmalonate-semialdehyde dehydrogenase codes for MRQIDHFIVGDTPPATRKHAIWNPSTGEVQAEVALGDAALLARAVDTAKRVQPAWAATNPQRRARVMFAFKELVEANMQSLAEMLSSEHGKTVPDAKGDVQRGLEVIEYACGLPQIMKGEYTHGAGPGIDVYSVRQPLGIGAGITPFNFPAMIPMWMFGMACAAGNAFILKPSERDPSVPVRLAELFLEAGAPEGLLQVVHGDKEMVDAIIDHPDIAAISFVGSSDIAQYIYARGSANNKRVQAFGGAKNHGIVLPDADLDQVVTDLTGAAFGSAGERCMALPVVVPVGEETAERLKEKLLKSIAGLRIGVSNDPDADYGPVVTPEHKARIEQWITTAEQEGAEIVVDGRGFSLQGHENGFFVGPTLIDHVTPQMKSYQEEIFGPVLQIVRAKDFEEAVRLPSEHQYGNGVAIFTRNGHAAREFAARVNVGMVGINVPIPVPVAYHSFGGWKRSGFGDIDQYGTEGLRFWTKNKKITQRWPDGSQDGSNAFVIPTMG; via the coding sequence ATGCGTCAGATCGACCACTTCATCGTCGGCGATACGCCCCCCGCCACCCGCAAGCACGCCATCTGGAACCCCTCGACCGGCGAAGTGCAGGCCGAAGTCGCGCTGGGTGATGCGGCGCTGCTCGCGCGTGCGGTGGATACCGCCAAGCGCGTCCAGCCCGCCTGGGCCGCCACCAACCCGCAGCGCCGCGCGCGGGTGATGTTCGCCTTCAAGGAACTGGTCGAGGCGAACATGCAGTCGCTGGCCGAAATGCTCTCTTCCGAGCACGGCAAGACCGTGCCGGACGCCAAGGGCGATGTGCAGCGCGGGCTGGAAGTGATCGAATATGCCTGCGGCCTGCCGCAGATCATGAAGGGCGAATATACCCATGGCGCAGGCCCGGGGATCGACGTCTATTCGGTGCGCCAGCCATTGGGCATCGGCGCTGGCATCACCCCGTTCAACTTCCCGGCGATGATCCCGATGTGGATGTTCGGCATGGCCTGCGCTGCGGGCAATGCCTTTATCCTCAAGCCTTCGGAACGCGATCCTTCCGTGCCGGTGCGGCTCGCCGAGCTCTTCCTTGAAGCGGGTGCGCCCGAAGGCCTGCTGCAAGTCGTCCACGGCGACAAGGAAATGGTCGATGCGATCATCGATCACCCCGATATCGCCGCGATCAGCTTCGTCGGCTCCTCCGACATCGCGCAGTACATCTACGCGCGCGGCTCGGCCAACAACAAGCGCGTGCAGGCCTTTGGCGGCGCGAAGAACCACGGGATCGTGCTGCCCGATGCCGATCTCGATCAGGTCGTCACCGACTTGACCGGCGCGGCCTTCGGCTCGGCGGGCGAGCGCTGCATGGCGCTGCCCGTGGTGGTGCCGGTGGGCGAGGAAACCGCTGAACGCCTCAAGGAAAAGCTCTTGAAGTCGATCGCGGGCCTGCGGATCGGTGTCTCCAACGATCCCGACGCGGATTACGGCCCCGTCGTCACGCCCGAGCACAAGGCGCGGATCGAACAGTGGATCACCACCGCCGAGCAGGAAGGCGCGGAGATCGTCGTCGACGGGCGCGGCTTCTCGCTTCAGGGCCACGAGAACGGCTTCTTCGTCGGCCCGACCCTGATCGATCACGTCACCCCGCAGATGAAGTCCTATCAGGAGGAAATCTTCGGCCCCGTGCTCCAGATCGTGCGCGCCAAGGATTTCGAGGAAGCCGTGCGCCTGCCCAGCGAACACCAGTATGGCAATGGCGTCGCCATCTTCACCCGCAACGGCCACGCCGCACGCGAATTCGCCGCGCGGGTCAATGTCGGGATGGTCGGCATCAACGTGCCGATCCCGGTGCCGGTCGCCTACCATAGCTTCGGCGGGTGGAAGCGTTCGGGCTTCGGCGACATCGACCAATACGGCACCGAGGGCCTCCGGTTCTGGACCAAGAACAAGAAGATCACCCAGCGCTGGCCCGATGGCTCGCAGGACGGGTCGAACGCCTTCGTCATCCCGACGATGGGGTGA
- a CDS encoding SMP-30/gluconolactonase/LRE family protein, whose protein sequence is MGIGIAAAALLASAAPAQDGSEASATGTLVVAEPRIIAESLELVATGYTFTEGPAWDGGRLIFSDIPGDAVHAHTPGEPGAKLLYAPSMNANGHTFDRAGRLLNAEHGSGALTRWTSEAGRQVIVEAYEGKHLNSPNDVVVRSDGLILFTDPPYGLGLRAAELAFSGVFALHEASGRMVLIDDAHSRPNGLALSPDEKVLYVGDTATQTVWAYDLAAEGTASGKRLVVDVTDDSKPGRVDGVRVDREGLVYVTCPGGICVVDPARGLVLERLATPNRATNLAWGGPELSDLYITAMTDVYRLKTRARGTGSSSRR, encoded by the coding sequence ATGGGAATTGGCATTGCGGCAGCAGCCTTGCTGGCGAGCGCCGCACCCGCACAGGACGGCAGCGAGGCGAGCGCGACCGGGACTCTCGTGGTCGCCGAGCCGCGCATCATAGCCGAGAGCCTCGAACTGGTCGCAACCGGCTACACCTTCACCGAGGGGCCTGCGTGGGACGGCGGGCGGCTGATCTTCAGCGACATTCCGGGCGATGCGGTCCATGCCCACACTCCGGGGGAGCCCGGCGCCAAGCTGCTCTATGCGCCCAGCATGAACGCCAACGGCCACACCTTTGATCGCGCCGGCCGCCTGCTTAATGCCGAGCATGGCAGCGGTGCGCTCACCCGCTGGACAAGCGAGGCCGGGCGGCAGGTGATTGTGGAGGCCTATGAGGGCAAGCACCTCAACAGCCCCAATGACGTCGTGGTGCGCAGTGACGGGCTGATCCTGTTCACCGACCCGCCCTACGGCCTCGGCCTGCGCGCGGCCGAGCTGGCCTTCTCGGGCGTCTTCGCGCTTCATGAGGCGAGCGGACGCATGGTGCTGATCGACGATGCGCATTCCCGCCCCAACGGCCTCGCGCTCTCGCCCGACGAAAAGGTGCTCTATGTCGGCGACACCGCGACGCAAACGGTCTGGGCCTATGACCTTGCGGCGGAAGGCACCGCCTCGGGCAAGCGGCTGGTGGTGGACGTGACCGACGACAGCAAGCCTGGCCGGGTTGACGGCGTGCGGGTCGACCGCGAGGGGCTGGTCTATGTCACCTGCCCCGGCGGCATCTGCGTTGTCGATCCGGCGCGCGGGCTTGTGCTGGAGCGGCTCGCCACCCCAAACCGCGCCACCAACCTTGCATGGGGCGGACCGGAGCTGTCCGATCTCTACATCACCGCGATGACCGACGTGTACCGGTTGAAGACCCGCGCGCGGGGAACCGGATCGTCGAGCCGGCGCTAA
- a CDS encoding NTP transferase domain-containing protein translates to MATDIKATALVMAGKRSGVLDPLAERAGVSQKAVVPVNGVPMIERVVAQVAACPHVGEIRVVAHDEGEIAGLPAVAALIAEGRLTMIEGRFNIVDSVFAGAEGADFPLLITTADNCLLTPEGYSEFIAKCLAEDAGGAAALARREDVQAADPIGQKRFYEFRDGGYSNCNTYWLGSASALKAAEIMREGGQFIKYPRRIIKAFGLINLIRFRMGWGSKEKLFAQISRRFGFKLVPVVLSDGHFAIDVDNERTFNVTEKILKSREGDRTGAAA, encoded by the coding sequence ATGGCAACAGATATCAAGGCGACCGCACTGGTGATGGCGGGCAAGCGTTCGGGCGTGCTCGATCCGCTGGCAGAGCGCGCGGGCGTGTCCCAGAAGGCGGTGGTGCCGGTCAACGGCGTGCCGATGATCGAGCGGGTGGTGGCGCAGGTCGCCGCCTGTCCGCATGTCGGCGAAATCCGCGTCGTCGCGCATGACGAGGGCGAGATTGCGGGCCTGCCTGCCGTCGCCGCGCTGATCGCTGAAGGCCGCCTCACCATGATCGAGGGCCGCTTCAACATCGTCGATTCCGTCTTCGCCGGGGCCGAGGGTGCGGACTTCCCGCTGCTGATCACCACGGCGGATAACTGCCTGCTCACCCCCGAAGGCTATTCCGAATTCATCGCCAAGTGCCTTGCCGAGGACGCGGGCGGCGCAGCTGCGCTGGCGCGGCGCGAGGATGTGCAGGCAGCCGATCCCATCGGCCAGAAGCGCTTCTACGAATTCCGCGACGGTGGCTATTCCAACTGCAACACCTACTGGCTCGGCAGCGCGAGCGCGCTCAAAGCCGCCGAGATCATGCGCGAGGGCGGGCAGTTCATCAAATACCCGCGCCGCATCATCAAGGCCTTCGGGCTGATCAACCTTATCCGCTTCCGCATGGGCTGGGGCTCGAAGGAAAAGCTGTTCGCGCAGATCTCGCGCCGCTTCGGCTTCAAGCTGGTGCCGGTGGTGCTGTCTGACGGGCACTTCGCCATCGACGTCGACAACGAGCGCACCTTCAACGTGACCGAGAAGATCCTCAAGTCACGCGAAGGCGACCGCACGGGGGCTGCGGCCTGA
- a CDS encoding endonuclease/exonuclease/phosphatase family protein, giving the protein MNRPLRPSGPARIRLASYNIRKGVGTDRTRNPLRICKVLAEIDADIICLQEADRRFGSRASVLPPVLLEHHSDYVAVPLDVQGDSMGWHGNAILVRRGMEVLSHDIIHIPYLEPRGVVTATIATRLGPVSVFGMHLDLSGLWRLRQARVIAELAAKARAERATVLMGDLNEWRRTSGTLREFSRHFAVLDCGPSFHARAPVGELDRIMHCASLTLEACGVHRTPLASTASDHLPVWADLKIVRKPPRSS; this is encoded by the coding sequence ATGAACCGACCTCTTCGCCCCTCCGGCCCGGCCCGCATCCGGCTGGCAAGCTACAATATCCGCAAGGGTGTGGGCACGGATCGCACCCGCAATCCGCTGCGCATCTGCAAGGTGCTGGCCGAGATCGACGCCGATATCATCTGCCTGCAAGAGGCCGATCGCCGCTTCGGCAGCCGCGCCTCGGTGCTGCCGCCGGTGCTGCTCGAACATCACAGCGATTACGTTGCTGTGCCGCTGGATGTGCAAGGGGATTCGATGGGGTGGCACGGCAATGCCATCCTCGTGCGGCGCGGGATGGAGGTGCTCTCGCACGACATCATCCACATCCCCTATCTCGAACCGCGCGGGGTGGTGACCGCCACCATCGCCACAAGGCTGGGGCCGGTGAGCGTGTTCGGGATGCATCTCGATCTGTCGGGCCTGTGGCGGCTGCGGCAGGCGCGGGTGATTGCCGAGCTGGCGGCCAAGGCGCGTGCCGAGCGGGCGACGGTGCTAATGGGGGATCTCAACGAATGGCGGCGCACATCGGGCACCCTGCGCGAATTTTCCCGCCACTTTGCGGTGCTCGATTGCGGGCCGAGTTTCCATGCCCGCGCGCCGGTTGGCGAGCTTGACCGGATCATGCATTGCGCAAGCCTGACGCTGGAGGCCTGCGGCGTCCACCGCACCCCGCTGGCGAGCACGGCTTCGGATCACCTGCCCGTCTGGGCCGACCTCAAGATCGTCCGCAAGCCACCACGAAGCAGTTGA
- a CDS encoding lipopolysaccharide biosynthesis protein → MKRLFSNMGWLLGGRGFNAVLSLVYLALATRALGTVGFGHFALIVALGQAITGLANFQTWQFIVRWGANGDGGSVDPDKAREATGFAIALDMVSVVLGLALAGAVIISAPYWLEVPREMLWLTFGYCAISLAAIRTTPTGILRLHFQYARAAGAEAVQPLIRAIGSVIAFFVMPTVTGFIIAYAAAEIAVAIALWLVAVRVQPVSWSAVSLKALPSHTKDAWRFVVSTNLSGSLSIAGKQVMILMVGTFGGAALAGGFRVASQLGQALVSLAQTVSKAILPELVHSRKNALEIARRMANIAAVGGVIAVVTALVFGRMGLQLIAGEGFGVFYWAMVILAIAGAVELVGASLESLLVSSGKAHVAFIVRAVPTVLALLLLDTAIDWNGAKGAAFALLGSSSLAVIGFYVAILNLGQIRLVMDPEEDAGEGDKKPASPSGS, encoded by the coding sequence ATGAAACGCCTGTTCTCCAACATGGGCTGGCTGCTCGGCGGGCGCGGCTTCAATGCGGTATTGAGCCTCGTCTATCTGGCGCTCGCCACCCGCGCGCTGGGGACGGTGGGCTTCGGCCATTTCGCGCTGATCGTGGCGCTGGGGCAGGCGATCACCGGCCTTGCCAATTTCCAGACCTGGCAATTCATCGTGCGCTGGGGCGCGAATGGCGACGGCGGCTCGGTCGATCCCGACAAGGCGCGCGAGGCGACCGGCTTTGCCATCGCGCTCGACATGGTCTCGGTGGTGCTGGGCCTCGCACTGGCGGGAGCGGTGATCATCAGCGCGCCCTACTGGCTGGAGGTGCCGCGCGAGATGCTGTGGCTGACCTTCGGCTATTGCGCGATCAGCCTTGCGGCGATCCGCACCACGCCCACGGGCATCCTGCGCCTGCATTTCCAGTATGCCCGCGCCGCCGGGGCCGAGGCGGTGCAGCCGCTGATCCGCGCCATCGGCTCGGTCATCGCCTTCTTCGTCATGCCCACAGTGACCGGCTTCATCATCGCCTATGCCGCCGCTGAAATCGCGGTGGCGATTGCCTTGTGGCTGGTGGCGGTGCGGGTGCAGCCGGTGAGCTGGAGCGCGGTCAGCCTCAAGGCCCTGCCCTCGCACACCAAGGATGCCTGGCGCTTCGTCGTCTCGACCAATCTTTCGGGCAGCCTTTCGATTGCAGGCAAGCAGGTGATGATCCTGATGGTCGGCACCTTTGGCGGTGCGGCGCTGGCGGGCGGTTTCCGTGTCGCGAGCCAGCTGGGGCAGGCGCTCGTCAGCCTCGCGCAGACTGTCAGCAAGGCGATCCTTCCCGAGCTGGTCCACAGCCGCAAGAACGCGCTCGAAATCGCACGGCGCATGGCCAATATCGCGGCGGTGGGCGGGGTGATCGCGGTGGTGACCGCGCTGGTGTTCGGCCGGATGGGCCTGCAACTGATCGCGGGCGAAGGCTTCGGCGTGTTCTACTGGGCGATGGTGATCCTCGCCATCGCAGGCGCGGTGGAACTGGTCGGGGCGAGCCTTGAATCCCTGCTCGTCTCCTCGGGCAAGGCCCATGTCGCCTTCATCGTGCGCGCTGTGCCGACGGTGCTGGCGCTGCTGCTGCTCGACACCGCAATCGACTGGAACGGCGCCAAGGGCGCGGCCTTTGCGCTGCTGGGATCAAGCAGCCTCGCGGTGATCGGCTTCTACGTCGCGATCCTCAACCTCGGCCAGATCCGGCTGGTGATGGATCCGGAAGAGGATGCGGGCGAGGGGGACAAGAAGCCCGCCTCGCCCTCCGGTTCCTAG
- the gcvPB gene encoding aminomethyl-transferring glycine dehydrogenase subunit GcvPB yields MNAPNKSGWKPEMQVAESGFLGGPATTTGNRALMLEEPLLFEIGRPDVTGVDLPPVDPAAPTRLGGLGRSEAIGLVGLTEPETVRHYTRLSRQNYGIDLGFFPLGSCTMKHNPRLNEKMARLPGFADIHPLAPQNAVQGALEVIHQLGGWLCTLTGMPAVAMSPKAGAHGELCGILAIRAAHEARGDAREVVLVPESAHGTNPATAAFANYRVEDIPATPEGRVDVAALKARLGPDVAAVMITNPNTCGLFEKDFREIADAVHAIGGYVYCDGANFNAIVGKVRPGDLGVDAMHINLHKTFSTPHGGGGPGSGPVVLSEALAPFAPLPFVRKDDAGTFYLVEEENREERGPSFGRMTAFHGQMGMFTRALTYMLSHGADGLKQVAEDAVLNANYILRSMEDILHAPFGASGPCMHEALFGDKDFTNGLSTLDVAKGLIDEGYHPMTVYFPLVVHGAMLVEPTETESKAAIDQFITAFRAVAERALAGDEALKQAPYYAPRRRLDETAAARKPKLAFEG; encoded by the coding sequence ATGAACGCCCCCAACAAGTCCGGCTGGAAGCCCGAAATGCAGGTCGCAGAGAGCGGCTTTCTCGGCGGCCCCGCCACCACCACCGGCAACCGCGCGCTGATGCTCGAAGAGCCGCTGCTGTTCGAAATCGGTCGTCCGGATGTGACCGGTGTCGATCTGCCGCCGGTCGATCCGGCCGCGCCCACGCGCCTCGGCGGGCTTGGGCGTTCGGAAGCGATCGGTCTTGTCGGTCTGACCGAGCCTGAGACCGTGCGCCACTACACCCGCCTGTCGCGCCAGAATTACGGCATCGATCTCGGCTTCTTCCCGCTCGGCTCGTGCACCATGAAGCACAACCCGCGCCTCAACGAGAAGATGGCCCGCCTGCCCGGCTTCGCCGACATCCACCCGCTCGCCCCGCAGAACGCGGTGCAGGGCGCGCTGGAGGTGATCCACCAGCTGGGCGGCTGGCTGTGCACGCTGACCGGGATGCCGGCGGTCGCCATGAGCCCCAAGGCCGGCGCACATGGCGAGCTGTGCGGGATCCTCGCGATCCGCGCCGCACACGAGGCCCGCGGTGACGCGCGCGAAGTCGTGCTGGTGCCGGAAAGCGCCCACGGCACCAACCCCGCCACGGCGGCCTTTGCCAACTACCGCGTCGAGGATATCCCCGCGACGCCGGAAGGCCGTGTCGATGTGGCGGCGCTGAAGGCCCGTCTCGGCCCCGATGTGGCGGCGGTGATGATCACCAATCCCAACACCTGCGGCCTGTTCGAGAAGGACTTCCGCGAAATCGCGGACGCGGTCCACGCCATCGGCGGCTATGTCTATTGCGACGGGGCCAATTTCAACGCAATCGTCGGCAAGGTGCGCCCGGGCGATCTCGGCGTCGATGCGATGCACATCAACCTGCACAAGACCTTCTCCACCCCGCATGGCGGCGGTGGTCCGGGTTCAGGGCCGGTGGTTCTGTCGGAGGCCCTCGCGCCCTTCGCCCCGCTGCCCTTCGTGCGCAAGGATGATGCCGGGACCTTCTACCTCGTCGAGGAAGAAAACCGCGAGGAGCGCGGGCCGAGCTTCGGCCGGATGACCGCCTTCCACGGGCAGATGGGGATGTTCACCCGCGCGCTTACCTACATGCTCAGCCACGGGGCCGATGGCCTGAAGCAGGTGGCCGAGGATGCGGTGCTCAACGCCAATTACATCCTGCGCAGCATGGAGGACATCCTCCACGCGCCCTTCGGCGCCAGCGGCCCGTGCATGCACGAGGCGCTGTTCGGCGACAAGGACTTCACCAATGGCCTCTCGACCCTCGATGTTGCCAAGGGCCTGATCGACGAGGGCTATCACCCGATGACGGTCTATTTCCCGCTGGTGGTCCACGGCGCGATGCTGGTCGAGCCGACCGAGACCGAGAGCAAGGCGGCGATCGACCAGTTCATCACCGCCTTCCGCGCGGTGGCGGAGCGGGCGCTGGCAGGCGACGAGGCGCTGAAGCAGGCGCCCTACTATGCGCCCCGCCGCCGACTGGACGAGACGGCAGCAGCGAGGAAGCCGAAACTGGCTTTCGAGGGCTAG